The Metallosphaera hakonensis JCM 8857 = DSM 7519 genome includes the window AGGGAATGAACTCAACCTTTCTGGTTTCAACCCATATTATGTCCATAGCCTCTAGGCTAACCGATCACGTTATCATGATATCCAGGGGTAGGGTGATCTGGGCGGGAAGCATATCCGACCTAAGAGCCTTGGGTCACGAGGACGAACCCATAGAGAGCGTTGTGTCAAGGATGATGTCCAATGATGGGTAAGCTCCTTAAGGTTATCATTCTATCTAGATTCCCAAAGAACACCATTCTTATGATCGTTCTTCTCGACGCCTTCCTCGTGGCCATAAGTCTGCCCGGAAGGAGTATCTCCCCAGTCATATCGCCAGAGTTCTCCCTTCTATCGACGTTGTATATTACCTTCCTCGTGGTAATATCTCCCTTCAACTCCAGGTTCAACCTCGTCACCAAATCTGACTCTGATTTTCTGGTAATGTTGCCCATTGACGACCATGAACTCATAGCTTCCTTGATTGCGGGTTACTTTGTGGTGAGTCTTCTCTTCTCAGCCGTTTTCGTAGCCTGGTTCGTTTACGCCCTAGGGTTGGCGGGGCTATTGATTCCACCTTTTCTCGCCCTAGCGATCTCCTCGATGTCCGGGACGTTATATAACCTGAGTAATAGGCAAAAGGCAGTAGTTAGTGCTATCCTAGGTGCGTGGTTCCTGTCGGCATTGGCTAAGTTTCCCCTCAGTCCGCTCTCAATGTTCGCTGGTTATGAATACGGTTATGTGATCCTCCCGATCTTCTCGTTAGCCCTCCTGGTCCTAGCTCTTAAACGGTTCAATTACACCGCATTCTCTACTCTCTCCTATACTCCACCAGGTAAAGTAGAGGTCAAGAGGGAGATAACGTTCAGTCCAGGTAATCCCTTCTTCCTAATGCTTTCCCGCAACTTGAAGATATTTGAACTAGGGGGGAGGATGAACCTAATGGGTAGTTACACCTTTGTATCCAGGAGAGTGGAATGGTGGAAGGTTCTCTCGTTGACCACTGCGGCCTCGGTGGCTCTTTTGCTTCTAAACTTCCTAGGTTTAAGGGGATTTCTTGTAAGTTTCTACGTCCTCTTAGGAGCTTGGATCTTCACAGTCTCATACTCTAACTCGGCCTTCATATCTGAACCGATCTGGCTAGATATGAACGTAATGAGCCCTCTTCAGTTTGCCAGGTATTACGTTTTAAGTAAGGCATCTTCGGTGGCGTTGATGTTGCTCCCAATCTCTGTGGCTTTCCTCTTAATGGGAAGGCCAGGCTTTGCCATTGCCATATTGTTAGATCTTCCCCTCAGTTCGATCACAATCATGTCACTCTACGCTAGGTTCTATCAGGTGAACTTTCAGAATCCAATGACCTTCAGTGCGTCAAGGTACCTCGTTGGGCTCTTGACCACTATCCCTCTGGTGGGGATAGTGTTAGTGGCGTTTCTACCACTCCCTGGAGTCGTGGTAGGAGTTACGCTGTTTGAGAGCTTCATCTCTCTCCCCTTCATGATGATGGGAGGATATTGGGCTAAGGTAGTAGAGAAGGTGGTGACTACGGTTTAGTTCTGGGCTACCAGGTAAATTGCGTAATAGATCTGAAAATGACTTGATGTGATCGATGAGTCAGTAATATCAAGAGGAAGCAAGACAACTACTTGAGTTAAATGTGAAGATAGTGACGAGTGTAGATATCATGAAACTACTCATTCAGTACTGCATAAGGGATCATCCTCAACCTCCGAGCTGGGACTTCTACTGGAAGCTACGTTCCTCACTATTGAAATCCCTCATAAATCCTGGTCCCTCCCCATTACCCAGTCGGCTAGTTCCACCTCCCTAATCCCCTCCTCTAGAGTCCTAGTCTCCCCCTCAAGTGAAACTATCACGGCCTCCCTCACCTCGGTCTCCTGCATAGCCTTTCTCACCTTACTCACGTGTTCGGTGTCTACGTTCAAGGTGACCTCCACTAAGGATTTCCTCCGGCCTCTCATGGCCATGAAGTCCACCTCCCCCCCATCCTTCAGCATGTAGTAGTTTACCGCCCAAGATCTCTTGAGTAACTCCGTAAAGACCAAATTCTCCAACTTCCTCCCCAGGCTGTCCTGGGAGTCTCCCGAGTCGTAGAGGGAGGCTATGCCCAGGTCCACCAGGTATAGCTTCTTAGGTGATATTGCCCTCCTCCTCTCAGAGTAGTCGAATCTCTTTACGGGGAAGAGCAGGAAGGCCCTCCTCATGTACTCGGCGTAGTTCATAACGGTCTTGACGTCAACCTCTACTCCCATCCCTTTCAAAACCTTCCTCACCGAGTTCCAGGTAATCATATTAGAGTAATTGGACAGGAGGAGGTCAAAGACTGCCCTGAACTGTTCCACGTCCCTTATCCTGTTCCTCTCCACCAGGTCTCTGTAGAAGACGGTCTCCACAATATCGATGAGTTTCTCCCTAGACCTGTAGATCCAGGGCTCTGGGAAACCACCCCACTCCAGGTAGTCCTTTAGTGTACTGTTGAACTTCCCCTTCTCTCTGAAGTCCCTACCAAGAGAAGGTAAGAGTTCCCTAAGGGAGAGGGGAAACACTATCTGAGTGGACTGCCTCCCCCTCAACCTACTCGGGATCTCCGAAGAAAGGAGAGAGGAGGAGGAGCCAGACACCGTCAGCTTGAAATCCTTCACGTCGTGGAGCCACCTAAGCTTGAAGTCCCAGTCCTTCCAGTCTTGAACCTCATCGAGGAAGAGGTAAACTTTACCTTCTGGATACTCGGACCTGACGAGCTCGGCCAGCCTACGTGCGTCAATTCCCCTGAATAGGGGGTCGTCCAAGGAGACGTATATAACTCTCTCCTCAGACTCCATGAGTCTCCTGACTTCCTTGAGCATCAGAAAAGTCTTTCCTACCCTTCTGGGTCCTGCCAATACTGTGATGTCCAGGGAAGAGAGATCTAGCTTGATCTCCCTAGGTATTTCCCTGATAAACTGGAGCGCCCCCACATACTCCTCCGTGATTTCCCTTAAGTTTATCATGTTTAGAATACTATTCTAAACATTAATTTAAAGATTTGGATCTCCATTCCAAACCTAGTGTAAACCCTAGAGTCCATGCGGGGATTCATAAATGAGGTTTATCCGTTGGAACGTGAAAACTCTTTTGAAGACACTTATATTTCAAGATGATCCTGGTCCATTTCTAGACGTCTCAGAGTCCGCGGTCATTGAAGGGGAGTGTTCTAATGTAGACATCTTACTCGATAAATTATCGTGTAATTATCTAGGTCGGGCGTGAAATGGAAGTCTAGTAGAAAGGTTCTTACGCGGGGGCCGTGAGATACGATGGGGAGTGAGATGGACCTCACAACCCTCGCATAACTTATAATCTTGATCTTGAGGAATTTAAACCTTAAGCCAAGGAAGCACCGCTTGAATAACGTGGCGCTGGCCGTGGCATACGTCATGGGAGGGAACTGTTCTCATGCAGTCATCCTATTCGAGATATATCTGTAATATTATATAAGATTATCAATAATAATATATTATATCCCCTTAAATAAGATCCTCTTAAATAAGGGCCCATTTAAGGGGATCCTCTTCAACGGAAACAGTCTCGGCCCCGAGATTTTTAAACTCTGCAAGGGTAAGTATTTCCACTGGCATCTGCGTTGAGTCTCTTTGTCCTTTCACGTAAACGTTTACAAGATTACTTCATCCCTTGATATCTCTAAGTCCTTTCGCACGAATATTGTTGAAGGAGTAATTCTTGGACTATTCTAAATATTCTCCCTGTTTATTATGGAATAAGACGGCTTCATGAGAACACTCCCTAATAGCTGGGTGTACACATCCTTTAACCTAGTTATGGAAAAGGAAATAAGGACAACGGTCTGACATTAAACATCGTGATACACAATGAAATTCCGATGACATCTTACGGAAACCTCTGGAGCTAGCTAATTTTTTAAAAACCTCCAATGTAGATTGAAAGTTTCTATCATAACTCCGTCTTATGTTGTTATCTACATTAAAATGAAGAATAAATATTAAAGTAATTATTCATAAGAATTATAGAGTGAAACAATTTTCCGATAAATGCTATTCCGAATCCCCTAGGTTAGGAATGTTAACCAAGATAAACGGTTAGACTGACGAGTCCTGATGAAAGTCCTCACTCAGACTGAGCTGGATTCAAACACGAGGAACTAAATAAGTAGAATCAAAAGTCGACTTTCCAGTGGATCTGAGGTGGTCCTTTTCCTTCAAACGTCAGTATGGGGATCTCATTCTTATGAGATAAATGAGGATATTACTTAGATTGAATTTGATCGGTACTATTCAAATATCATGATATATATTTTGTGAAAATAATTGCTAATAAATCAGTTTAGTATTCTAAAGATTAAATATATAGAATTAATTTCACGTAGCTGGGAGGAGATGCATAGGGTTAGCTGAGGTTGAGGGGAATGAGGTCTTCACTTCACGTAACGCGAGTTCCTGTTTCGCTCTTACCTCTCGGTCCAGGAGGTTCGAGAGGGAGACCGAGAACTCCCATAACTTGACCTTCCTCCAAGAGCGGATCATGAGCCAGACGTTCAAGAGAAAATAGGAGAGGAGGACGAGGACCAGTTCCTTCCTCACGTCACAGGTCCTGGTCCTGATCCTGAGCTCCTCAAGGGAGCGGAAGGCGTTCTCCACTCCCCACCTCTCCCTGTACGTCTCTGCCAACGCTATGGCACCGTGAAGGTCGGTCTCCCTCCTCACGAGGAAGGCGACGATCTTGCCGTCTCCCTTCCTCAGGACAATGAGGTAAGCTCCGGTCCAGTGTCTCACGCAGAGGAAGCCCGTGTACCTAACTTCGCCGAGGCTCACGTTCACGTCCTGCAACATCCCCACGTACTTCTTGTACATCTGGGCCTTCGCAATAACGAAGTCTAAGCCCAACTCCAAGAGGAACTTGATCACCTCATTCACCGCGAACTCCCTGTCCGCGAAGACCATGACGAGTCTCAGCCTGTCCTCCTTCAACTCCCTCACGATTACCTCCATCACCGTCTTGAAACCCTCAGCTACGTTCTTCACGGTCACGGGGAT containing:
- a CDS encoding ATP-binding protein — translated: MINLREITEEYVGALQFIREIPREIKLDLSSLDITVLAGPRRVGKTFLMLKEVRRLMESEERVIYVSLDDPLFRGIDARRLAELVRSEYPEGKVYLFLDEVQDWKDWDFKLRWLHDVKDFKLTVSGSSSSLLSSEIPSRLRGRQSTQIVFPLSLRELLPSLGRDFREKGKFNSTLKDYLEWGGFPEPWIYRSREKLIDIVETVFYRDLVERNRIRDVEQFRAVFDLLLSNYSNMITWNSVRKVLKGMGVEVDVKTVMNYAEYMRRAFLLFPVKRFDYSERRRAISPKKLYLVDLGIASLYDSGDSQDSLGRKLENLVFTELLKRSWAVNYYMLKDGGEVDFMAMRGRRKSLVEVTLNVDTEHVSKVRKAMQETEVREAVIVSLEGETRTLEEGIREVELADWVMGRDQDL
- a CDS encoding transposase yields the protein MKRVNQTKLAKFNRDFARSALKIIYAVLAKMLFPEELLSALFKAMGSYLSRLGNEGRRALKLNRVEVEDVREALRELGRRRLREVRDRKVAVDFHAIPQYHGNKSLLSRIKPTKGTSWGLVQAAIFLLGRKRSFLDVIPVTVKNVAEGFKTVMEVIVRELKEDRLRLVMVFADREFAVNEVIKFLLELGLDFVIAKAQMYKKYVGMLQDVNVSLGEVRYTGFLCVRHWTGAYLIVLRKGDGKIVAFLVRRETDLHGAIALAETYRERWGVENAFRSLEELRIRTRTCDVRKELVLVLLSYFLLNVWLMIRSWRKVKLWEFSVSLSNLLDREVRAKQELALREVKTSFPSTSANPMHLLPAT